The following DNA comes from Kineococcus rhizosphaerae.
TGGTCCCGCCGGTGGTCCCGCCGGTGGTCCCCGGGCCGCGGCCCGGGGCCGCGACGTTGCTCCGGTCGGGTCGTCGGTCCGCGCGCGGGTCCAGCCGGCGCTCCCGGGCGCCGATGGGACCTCGTTGCCTGCAGCCACCGGGTGATCGTCCTCGACCTCCACGGAAGCGGTGCGTCATGTCCTCCCGGGTCTCCTGGGCCATCGCCCTCGGCCGCCGCCGCGCCACGGGCGTCGCCGCCGTCCTGCTGGTCTGCGCCGGCGTGCTCGTGTGCGCCCTCCCGCTCCTCGACCCCGGCTCCGGGCACCGGGTCGGCGCCGCGCTGCGGGCCGCGTCGTGCGCCGCGGCCGTCGTGCTGCTGCACGAGCGGGTGCGCCGCGTGGACGACGAGCGCGACGTGTGGCGCTGGTTCCGGCACGCCGCCGCGGTCGCGGTCCTCGGGGCGCTCCTCGACGTCGTGCCGGGCCCGGGCGCGAGCGGGGTCGCGCCGTCGACGGTGACCTCGCTGGTCAGCTGCGCTCTGCTGTACCGCGGCCTCATCGTCTGGAACCGGATCAGCACCCGCACCACCGACCCGAGCGACTGGCTGAACGGCCTGAGCGCCATCCTGGCCGTGGCCGCCGTCGGCGACCTGGTCCTGGCCCGGACCGGCTGGGACGCGGGCGGCACGGTGGCGGTCCAGCTGCTGCTGGTCGGCGTCGGGTCCCTGTTCGTGGTGCTCGGGACCACGCTGACCGTGGCCAGCATGGGTGCGCTGCTGCGCGACCCCCGGCCCTGGCTGCTGGCCGCGGGTGCGGGCGCCGCCCTGACCGGGCTGGTCCTGGACGCCACCACGCGCAGCACCTGCTGGGCCGCCCCGGGGACCACGGTCCTGCTGCTGGCCACCGCCGGCGCGAGCCGGCTGCCCGTGCGCCCCAGCCGGCCGCAGCCGGCCACGACCCAGTCGCTGACGATCGGCGCCTTCGTGGTGCTCCTGGCCGCCGTGACCGTCCTGGTCCTGGACACCCGGCTCGCCCCCGCCCTCACGACGTGGTCGGTGGTGTGCGCCTCCGTCGCGGTCGTGGGCGTCAGCTTCCGGGTGGTCCACCTGATCGGCGACCTCGCCTCCCTCGCCGTGCGCCGGCAGGAGGCGCTCACCGACGAGCTCACCGGTCTGGCGAACCGGCGGGCCTTCGCCCGTGCGCTCGCGGACCGCGACACCGGCCCCCTGACGCTGCTGGTCCTCGACCTCGACCGGTTCAAGGAGGTCAACGACCGCTACGGGCACCTCGCCGGCGACCGGCTGCTCACCGACCTGGCGGGGCGGCTGGCCGCGGCCGTGCCGGAGGGGACGCTGCTGTGCCGCCTCGGCGGGGACGAGTTCGCCGTCCTGCACCCGGCCGAGGACGACGCGGCCGCGCTCGGCCTCGCGTGGGCGCTGTTCGCCGCGGCGGGCTCGGACGACCAGCACCGCGTCCGCGTGAGCATCGGGGTCGCCCGTGCCGGCGACGGCGGGGACGGCGGAGGCGTGGCCGGTGCGGCCGGTGGGGACGACGCGGCCCAGGAGCTGTTCCGCCGGGCCGACACCGCGATGTACCAGGCGAAGTCCACCGGCTCGGGTGTGCGCCTGTACGACCAGGGCCTCGACGTGAGTGCGCGCGAACGCGCCCGGGTCGCCGACGAGCTGCACCGGGTGTGGGACTCGGGCGACCCGTCCGGGTTCGAGGTCTTCTACCAGCCGCAGGTGAGCCTGGCCGACGGCACCGCGAGCGGCGTCGAGGCCCTCGTCCGGTGGCGGCACCCCGAGCGCGGCCTGCTCGGTCCCGGCGCCTTCCTCGACGTGCTCGAGGAGGAGGGCCTCATGGGCCACCTGACGACCCACGTGCTGGCGCGCGCGACCGCCGACCTCCAGCGGTGGCACGCCGCGGGGCACGAAGAGCTGTCGGTCTCGGTGAACCTGTCGACGAGCTGCCTGCTGAACCCCGACCTGCTGCCCCACCTGCAGGGGCTGGCGCGCAGCGGGTTCCCCGTCGGGCACCTCGTCCTGGAGGTCACCGAGACGGCCCTCATGCAGGACGGGGAGGCCAGCCTGGCGCTGTGCCACGCCCTGCGCCGGGAGGGGTTCGGGCTGAGCATCGACGACTACGGCACGGGGTACTCCTCCCTGGCCTACCTGTCGGACCTGCCCGCCACCGAGCTGAAGGTCGACCGCAGCTTCACCAGCCGGCTGCTGTCCGACGCGGGCGTGCGGGCCATCGTGGCGGCCACCGTCGACCTCGGGCACCGGCTCGGGCTGCGGGTGGTGGCCGAGGGCGCGGAGGACGAGGCCACGCTGGACGTCCTGGCCGGGTTCGGCTGCGACGAGGTGCAGGGTTTCGTGCACGCACGGCCGATGCCGGCCGACGACCTGTTCGGCTGGCTCGAGGCCGCGCGCGGGCGTTCCACCGGGCAGCCGCCGCGGGCCGGGCTGAGGGTGGAGGCATGAGCGAACACCAGTCCCCCGACCCCACCCCCGACTCCTCGACCGACTCCACGACCGAGCCGACGACCGAGCCGACGACCGAGCCGACGACCGAGCCGACGACCGAGCCGACGACATCGGACCCGGACGCCGACCCCGGTCAGCTCAACCCGCGCGACCTGCGCGACACCCCCTCCGGGGACGGCGCAGCGCAGACCGACCCCGAGACCGACCCCGATGCCGACCCGGAGGCCCTGAACCCCCGCGACTGAGCGACCTCGCCCGGAGCGCGAGGCCACGCCGTGACGTCGAGCAGCACCGCCCGGCGTCGACGACACCAGTGCTGCCGGCGGTCACCGCGACCAGGACGACCGGCAGGACCACCTCCTGCGGCGCGACGTGCGGGGTGGGGCGGCACCGGCCCCGGCAGCAGCCCCTGGCCCGTCGGGGCGACGGCACCGGGGCGCCCGGGTTCTCGAGGCCCGGGCGAGGAGGACGCCCCACCCGGGCCGGGGTGTGCCCGACCTGCACCCCGGGCGCCGGTCTCCTAGGGTCGGCACCGTGCTGGGACTGCCCGACCACGTGACCGCTCTGCTCTTCGACCTCGATGGCGTCCTGACGAACACGGCCGCCGTCCACGACGCGGCGTGGAAGGCGACCTTCGACGTGTTCCTGCGGGCCCGCGCCGAGCGCACGGGTGAGGCCTTCCGGCCCTTCGACGCCGACGCCGACTACGCCACGTTCGTCGACGGCAAACCCCGCGAGGACGGGGTCCGCGACTTCCTGGCCTCCCGCGAGATCCACCTGCCCGACGGCTCGCCCGACGACCCGGCGGACCAGCCGTACGAGGAGACGACCGTCGCAGGGCTCGGCAACCGCAAGAACGCGGACCTGCTGCGGCGCATCGCCTCCGACGGCGTCGAGGTCTACGAGGGCTCGCGCCGCTACCTGCGGGCCGCGCGCGAGGCGGGCCTGCGGCGGGCCGTGGTGTCCTCCAGCGCGAACACCCGGCAGGTCCTGGAGGTGACTCACCTGGCCGACCTCGTCGAGGAACGGGTGGACGGGGTGACGTTGCGCGAGAAGGGCATCGAGGGCAAACCGGCACCTGACAGCTTCCTGGAGGGCGCCCGGGTCCTGGGGGTCGACCCCGCTCGCGCCGTCGTCTTCGAGGACGCGCTGTCCGGGGTCGCGGCCGGGCGCGCGGGGGGTTTCGGGGCGGTCGTGGGCGTCGACCGCCTCGGCCACGGGCACGGCGACGCGCTGCGCGAGCACGGCGCCACCGTCGTCGTCACCGACCTCGCCGACCTGCTGGAGCAGGGGCGGTGATCGCCCAGGACGCGTTCCCCGTCGACCCCTGGCAGGTCCGCGAGACCCGCCTGGACCTGGACCTCCTGGGGTCGGCCGAGTCCGTCTTCGCCCTGTCCAACGGGCACATCGGGTTCCGCGGGAACCTCGACGAGGGCGAACCCCACGGCCTGCCCGGCACCTACCTGAACTCCTTCTACGAGGAACGTCCCCTGCCCTACGCCGAGGCCGGGTACGGCTACCCCGAGGTCGGGCAGACCGTCGTCAACGTCACCGACGGCAAGATCGTGCGGCTGTTCGTCGACGACGAGCCGTTCGACGTCCGCTACGGGACCCTCCTGGCCCACGAGCGCGTCCTGGACCTGAGGGCGGGGACCCTGACCCGCACCGCCGAGTGGGTCTCCCCGGCGGGCAAGCGGATCCGCGTGCGCTCCACCCGGCTGGTCTCCTTCGTGCAGCGGGCGGTCGCGGCGGTGGAGTACGTCGTCGAGGCCGTCGACGCCGGGGTCCGCCTCACCCTGCAGTCCGAGCTGGTCGCCAACCAGGCGATGCCCCGGACGGCGGACGACCCGCGCGTGGCGGCCGTGCTGGAGTCCCCGCTGGTCTGCGTCGAGCACGACACGACCCGCCTGGAGGGCAGCAGCGGCGCGACGCTGGTGCACCGCACCCGGGTCAGCGGCCTGCAGATGGCCGCCGGGATGGAGAACCACGTCCACGCCCCG
Coding sequences within:
- a CDS encoding putative bifunctional diguanylate cyclase/phosphodiesterase, with translation MSSRVSWAIALGRRRATGVAAVLLVCAGVLVCALPLLDPGSGHRVGAALRAASCAAAVVLLHERVRRVDDERDVWRWFRHAAAVAVLGALLDVVPGPGASGVAPSTVTSLVSCALLYRGLIVWNRISTRTTDPSDWLNGLSAILAVAAVGDLVLARTGWDAGGTVAVQLLLVGVGSLFVVLGTTLTVASMGALLRDPRPWLLAAGAGAALTGLVLDATTRSTCWAAPGTTVLLLATAGASRLPVRPSRPQPATTQSLTIGAFVVLLAAVTVLVLDTRLAPALTTWSVVCASVAVVGVSFRVVHLIGDLASLAVRRQEALTDELTGLANRRAFARALADRDTGPLTLLVLDLDRFKEVNDRYGHLAGDRLLTDLAGRLAAAVPEGTLLCRLGGDEFAVLHPAEDDAAALGLAWALFAAAGSDDQHRVRVSIGVARAGDGGDGGGVAGAAGGDDAAQELFRRADTAMYQAKSTGSGVRLYDQGLDVSARERARVADELHRVWDSGDPSGFEVFYQPQVSLADGTASGVEALVRWRHPERGLLGPGAFLDVLEEEGLMGHLTTHVLARATADLQRWHAAGHEELSVSVNLSTSCLLNPDLLPHLQGLARSGFPVGHLVLEVTETALMQDGEASLALCHALRREGFGLSIDDYGTGYSSLAYLSDLPATELKVDRSFTSRLLSDAGVRAIVAATVDLGHRLGLRVVAEGAEDEATLDVLAGFGCDEVQGFVHARPMPADDLFGWLEAARGRSTGQPPRAGLRVEA
- a CDS encoding beta-phosphoglucomutase family hydrolase, yielding MLGLPDHVTALLFDLDGVLTNTAAVHDAAWKATFDVFLRARAERTGEAFRPFDADADYATFVDGKPREDGVRDFLASREIHLPDGSPDDPADQPYEETTVAGLGNRKNADLLRRIASDGVEVYEGSRRYLRAAREAGLRRAVVSSSANTRQVLEVTHLADLVEERVDGVTLREKGIEGKPAPDSFLEGARVLGVDPARAVVFEDALSGVAAGRAGGFGAVVGVDRLGHGHGDALREHGATVVVTDLADLLEQGR